A region of Shewanella psychromarinicola DNA encodes the following proteins:
- the fadE gene encoding acyl-CoA dehydrogenase FadE codes for MTTLLWIIAMIFVLGAMAYLRVSLLSTTVAAAIVLVVGSTLDITGVIAWIIFIVIALPLNIKSFRQNFISRPLIKVYRGIMPEMSSTEKEAIEAGTTWWEADLFAGNPNWSKLHNYPKARLTADEQAFLDGPVEEVCKMLNQHEVSHVLGDLPPEIWQFLKDHGFFAMIIKKKFGGLEYSAYAQSCVLQKLAGVSSELASTVGVPNSLGPGELLQHYGTKDQQDHYLPRLAKGLEVPCFALTSPEAGSDAGSIPDFGVVCKGEFQGEEVLGMKLTWNKRYITLAPVATVLGLAFKLRDPDHLLGDKEELGITCALIPTDVPGVETGRRHFPLNCMFQNGPTRGNEVFVPLSFIIGGPEMAGQGWRMLVECLSVGRGITLPSNSAGGVKTAAVATGAYARIRRQFKLPIGKLEGIEEPMARIGGNAYLMDAVATLTTTAIDLGEKPSVISAIVKYHLTDRMQKCVIDAMDIHGGKGVCLGPNNYLGRGYQAAPIAITVEGANILTRSMIIYGQGAIRCHPYVLAEMESAFDTDANRGLANFDAAIFGHIGFATSNFIRSFWMGLTSSRFSNSPYSDKTKRYYQQMNRFSANLALLSDLAMATLGGNLKRKERISARLGDLLSQLYLTSATLKRYQDDGRLTEDLPLVQWAVEDSLYKLQDSLDDLLNNFPMGLGIALRAVIFPFGRPIKRPSDVLDHKVAKIMQTPCASRDRLGKGQFWTPSEFNPVGIQEQTFKDILAAEPLYDKVCKAAGKRLPFMWLDKVAAEGKALGVLSDSEIALLERAEIGRLKSINVDDFDTDELRAQLAPKAKREKAA; via the coding sequence TTGACCACCCTACTTTGGATCATCGCGATGATCTTTGTGCTCGGCGCTATGGCATACCTAAGGGTATCCCTACTATCAACCACAGTTGCAGCAGCCATTGTGCTCGTTGTCGGTAGCACTTTAGACATTACTGGTGTAATTGCATGGATTATTTTCATTGTTATTGCACTGCCACTCAATATCAAATCATTCAGGCAGAATTTTATCAGTCGCCCACTGATAAAAGTGTATCGCGGTATTATGCCAGAGATGTCTTCAACAGAAAAAGAAGCCATTGAAGCTGGTACTACGTGGTGGGAAGCAGATTTGTTTGCCGGTAACCCTAACTGGAGCAAATTACACAACTACCCAAAAGCACGGTTAACTGCCGATGAACAAGCATTCCTAGATGGTCCGGTTGAAGAAGTCTGTAAAATGCTTAATCAACATGAAGTGTCTCATGTGCTTGGGGATTTACCACCGGAGATCTGGCAATTCTTAAAAGATCATGGCTTCTTCGCGATGATCATCAAGAAAAAATTCGGTGGTCTTGAATATTCAGCTTATGCTCAATCATGTGTGTTACAAAAGTTGGCCGGCGTGAGTAGCGAACTAGCCTCTACAGTAGGCGTACCCAATTCACTAGGCCCTGGCGAGCTATTGCAACATTACGGTACTAAAGATCAGCAAGATCATTACTTACCACGTTTAGCGAAAGGCTTAGAAGTGCCATGCTTTGCATTAACGAGCCCTGAAGCAGGCAGTGATGCTGGTTCAATCCCAGATTTCGGCGTTGTATGTAAAGGTGAATTCCAAGGCGAAGAAGTTCTTGGCATGAAACTAACGTGGAACAAACGTTATATTACGTTAGCACCTGTCGCGACCGTATTAGGTCTTGCATTTAAACTACGCGACCCTGATCACCTTTTAGGTGACAAAGAAGAATTAGGCATTACTTGTGCGCTTATCCCTACGGATGTTCCTGGTGTTGAAACCGGCCGTCGTCACTTCCCATTGAACTGTATGTTCCAAAATGGTCCAACACGCGGAAACGAAGTGTTTGTGCCATTAAGCTTCATTATTGGTGGTCCAGAAATGGCAGGCCAAGGGTGGAGAATGTTGGTTGAATGTTTGTCAGTGGGTCGTGGTATTACCCTACCCTCAAACTCAGCCGGTGGAGTAAAAACCGCCGCGGTAGCGACTGGAGCTTACGCTCGTATTCGCCGCCAATTTAAATTACCTATCGGTAAGTTAGAAGGTATTGAAGAGCCAATGGCGCGTATTGGTGGTAACGCATACTTAATGGATGCTGTTGCCACATTAACGACTACTGCTATCGATTTAGGTGAAAAACCTTCGGTGATTTCTGCCATCGTTAAGTACCACTTAACCGACAGAATGCAAAAGTGTGTTATTGATGCAATGGACATTCATGGTGGTAAAGGTGTTTGTCTTGGCCCTAATAACTATTTAGGCCGTGGCTATCAAGCAGCACCGATTGCAATTACCGTAGAAGGTGCAAACATACTGACTCGTTCAATGATCATTTATGGTCAAGGCGCAATACGCTGCCACCCATATGTATTGGCCGAAATGGAGTCTGCATTTGATACGGATGCAAACCGTGGTTTAGCTAACTTTGACGCCGCGATATTTGGTCATATTGGTTTTGCAACATCTAACTTCATTCGTAGCTTCTGGATGGGCTTAACCTCATCTCGTTTCTCCAATAGCCCTTACTCAGATAAAACTAAACGTTATTATCAACAGATGAACCGTTTCAGTGCTAACTTAGCATTATTATCTGATTTAGCGATGGCAACCCTTGGTGGCAACCTAAAACGTAAAGAGCGTATTTCTGCTCGTTTAGGTGACTTGTTAAGTCAGCTGTACCTAACCTCTGCCACATTAAAACGTTATCAAGACGATGGCCGTTTAACTGAAGATTTACCGTTAGTGCAATGGGCTGTTGAAGATTCGTTATACAAGTTACAAGATTCGTTAGATGACTTGCTTAACAACTTCCCAATGGGCTTAGGCATTGCGCTTCGTGCGGTGATCTTCCCATTCGGTCGTCCAATTAAGCGTCCAAGTGATGTATTAGATCACAAAGTAGCTAAGATTATGCAAACCCCCTGTGCTAGCCGTGACCGTTTAGGTAAAGGCCAGTTCTGGACGCCATCTGAGTTCAATCCTGTTGGTATCCAAGAACAAACGTTTAAGGATATCCTAGCTGCAGAACCACTGTATGACAAAGTCTGTAAAGCTGCCGGTAAACGTCTACCATTTATGTGGTTAGACAAAGTTGCTGCAGAAGGTAAAGCGCTTGGTGTGTTAAGCGACAGCGAAATCGCTTTACTTGAACGAGCTGAAATTGGTCGTTTGAAATCAATTAACGTTGATGACTTCGATACCGATGAGCTCCGCGCGCAACTAGCGCCTAAAGCTAAGCGAGAAAAAGCAGCCTAG
- a CDS encoding PaaI family thioesterase: protein MKHFTGLQLMQAMLNGDIPAPSITKTMPMTAIEVSQGSVTFEAFADERHLNPMGGVHGGFAATVLDSATACAVHSALPAGVGYSTIDLNIKMVRPVPQKQRLLAKGSVMNLSTSLGIAEATLTTEDGKLLATATASCLILRGA, encoded by the coding sequence ATGAAGCACTTTACCGGATTACAATTAATGCAAGCCATGCTCAATGGCGATATCCCAGCTCCCTCCATCACCAAAACCATGCCAATGACGGCCATTGAAGTGAGCCAAGGATCGGTTACCTTCGAGGCCTTCGCTGATGAGCGTCACTTAAACCCTATGGGTGGCGTTCATGGTGGTTTTGCCGCCACGGTATTAGACTCGGCAACGGCATGTGCAGTTCATTCAGCCTTGCCTGCTGGTGTCGGCTATTCAACCATAGATTTAAACATTAAGATGGTCCGCCCAGTACCGCAAAAACAACGTTTATTAGCCAAAGGTAGCGTGATGAACTTGTCTACATCATTGGGCATTGCTGAAGCAACATTAACCACTGAAGACGGCAAACTATTGGCCACGGCAACAGCAAGCTGCTTAATTTTACGTGGCGCATAG
- a CDS encoding efflux RND transporter permease subunit encodes MILTDLSVKRPVFASVISILLIVLGLVSFGKLPLREYPNIDPPIVSVETSYRGASASVVESRITQLIEDKISGVEGIRHISSSSSDGRSNVTIEFDINRDIEAATNDVRDRISGLLEQLPEEADAPSIYKANGSDEVIMWLNLVSDQMDILQLTDYANRYLVDRFAVIDGVSTLRLGGGKVYALRIWIDRQALASRNLTVSDVEDALRSENVELPAGSIESKDRHFTVRLDRVFKTANDFSNLVIKQGEDGYLIKLSDVAKVEIGSEEERIIFRGNKEAMIGLGVSKQSTANTLDVARAANILVDKLNPTLPAGMKIKRSYDSSVFIEASIAEVYKTLFIAMVLVIIVIYLFLGSVRAMLIPAITVPVSLMGTFIVLYALGYTINLLTLLAMILAIGMVVDDAIVMLENIHRRIEEGDSPLKAAFLGAREVAFAVLATTLVLVAVFMPITFLEGDLGKLFKEFAVTMSAAVIFSSIVALTLSPMMCSKLLKPANQDPWLVKQVDKMMSKLSSWYLISLQAGMKKPILVSLIVLFSFALSGFLLNKIPQEFAPQEDRGSMFLIVNGPQGASFEYIEKYMDEVEGRLMPLVESGEIKRLLIRAPRGFGTSADFSNGMAIIVLEDWAERRSANEIIVDIRNRLSDLAGIRAFPIMRQAFGRGVGKPVQFVIGGPSYEELAEWRDIMLDKAKENHKIIGLDHDYQETKPQLRVVIDRERAADLGVSISHIGRTLESMLGSRLVTTFMRDGEEYDVIVEGNRDNQSTATDMENIYVRSDRSQELIPLSNLVSVEEFADASSLNRYNRMRAITLEANLADDYTLGESLDYLNELAVTYLPAEAVISYKGPSLDYQESGNSMNFVFLLALGIVFLVLAAQFESYIHPLVIMLTVPLATLGALIGLWFTDQSINIYSQIGIIMLVGLAAKNGILIVEFANQLRDRGVEFQQAILQASTQRLRPILMTGITTAAGAIPLVLSSGAGAETRFVIGVVVLSGILLATFFTLIVIPVAYSLFARNSSSPQAVAKQLEIELQDD; translated from the coding sequence ATGATCTTAACTGACTTATCGGTTAAAAGACCGGTTTTTGCATCTGTTATTAGTATCTTACTGATTGTATTAGGTTTAGTATCATTCGGTAAATTACCCTTGCGGGAGTACCCAAATATTGATCCGCCGATTGTGTCGGTCGAGACCAGTTATCGTGGCGCCAGTGCTTCTGTCGTCGAGAGTCGAATTACCCAACTTATCGAAGACAAGATCAGTGGTGTAGAAGGGATACGTCATATTAGTTCTTCCAGTAGTGATGGCCGTTCAAATGTCACTATTGAGTTTGATATTAATCGAGATATTGAGGCTGCGACCAATGATGTGCGCGACCGCATCTCTGGTTTATTAGAGCAGCTTCCAGAAGAAGCCGATGCGCCATCCATTTACAAAGCCAACGGCAGCGACGAAGTGATTATGTGGCTGAATTTAGTGTCCGATCAAATGGATATCTTGCAGCTTACGGATTATGCCAATCGTTATTTAGTCGATCGTTTTGCCGTAATTGATGGGGTGTCGACATTACGTTTAGGTGGCGGCAAGGTGTATGCCTTGCGAATTTGGATTGACCGTCAAGCGTTAGCTTCGCGCAATCTAACCGTCTCTGATGTTGAAGATGCGTTACGCTCTGAAAATGTTGAATTGCCAGCCGGGTCAATCGAATCGAAAGATCGTCACTTTACGGTGCGCCTAGACAGGGTATTTAAAACGGCGAATGACTTTTCTAACTTAGTGATCAAGCAAGGTGAGGACGGTTATTTAATTAAATTAAGTGATGTCGCCAAAGTAGAAATTGGTTCCGAGGAAGAGCGTATTATCTTCCGAGGCAACAAAGAGGCGATGATTGGCTTAGGCGTCAGTAAACAATCTACGGCTAATACCCTGGACGTCGCGCGCGCGGCGAATATCTTGGTAGACAAGCTTAACCCAACATTGCCAGCCGGCATGAAGATTAAACGATCATATGACAGCTCAGTGTTTATTGAAGCCTCTATTGCTGAGGTTTATAAAACACTGTTTATTGCCATGGTGTTAGTTATTATCGTTATTTACTTGTTTTTAGGTTCCGTGCGAGCGATGTTAATTCCAGCCATCACTGTGCCCGTATCTTTAATGGGGACCTTTATAGTGCTATATGCACTAGGGTATACCATCAACTTACTGACATTGTTGGCGATGATCCTCGCCATTGGCATGGTGGTCGATGATGCCATTGTGATGCTCGAAAATATTCATCGACGTATTGAAGAAGGCGATTCACCGTTAAAAGCAGCCTTCTTAGGCGCGCGTGAAGTGGCATTTGCCGTGTTGGCAACAACCTTGGTACTTGTTGCTGTGTTTATGCCGATCACCTTCTTAGAGGGTGATTTAGGCAAGCTGTTTAAAGAGTTTGCGGTCACCATGAGCGCGGCAGTGATTTTTTCCAGTATTGTGGCGTTAACGTTAAGCCCGATGATGTGCTCAAAATTATTAAAACCCGCAAACCAAGACCCGTGGTTAGTTAAACAAGTCGATAAGATGATGAGTAAGCTATCAAGTTGGTATTTGATAAGTTTACAAGCGGGCATGAAAAAACCGATTTTAGTGTCATTAATTGTACTGTTCTCGTTTGCATTAAGTGGGTTTTTATTGAATAAAATCCCCCAAGAATTTGCCCCACAAGAAGACCGGGGTTCTATGTTTTTAATTGTTAATGGTCCTCAAGGCGCAAGCTTTGAATACATTGAAAAATACATGGATGAAGTCGAAGGTCGGTTAATGCCACTGGTTGAAAGCGGCGAAATTAAGCGCTTATTGATCCGTGCCCCTCGTGGTTTTGGAACCTCTGCTGATTTTTCAAATGGTATGGCGATCATTGTGCTCGAAGATTGGGCTGAGCGCCGCAGTGCTAATGAAATTATTGTCGATATCCGTAATCGCTTATCAGATTTAGCCGGCATTCGTGCTTTCCCGATTATGCGCCAAGCGTTTGGTCGCGGTGTGGGTAAACCTGTGCAGTTTGTTATCGGTGGTCCAAGCTACGAAGAACTGGCGGAGTGGCGTGATATTATGCTTGATAAAGCCAAAGAGAATCATAAAATCATTGGTTTAGATCACGATTATCAAGAAACCAAACCACAGTTGAGAGTGGTAATTGATCGGGAACGCGCGGCAGATTTAGGTGTGTCGATTTCCCATATTGGCAGAACATTAGAGTCAATGCTGGGGTCGCGCTTGGTCACAACCTTTATGCGCGATGGCGAGGAGTATGATGTTATTGTTGAAGGTAATCGTGATAATCAAAGTACTGCGACTGATATGGAGAACATTTATGTTCGTTCTGACCGCTCGCAAGAACTGATCCCGTTATCAAACTTAGTCTCGGTTGAAGAGTTTGCCGATGCGAGTTCGTTAAATCGCTACAATCGTATGCGTGCCATCACGTTAGAAGCCAACTTAGCAGATGATTATACTCTGGGTGAATCGTTAGATTATCTCAATGAACTTGCTGTGACGTATTTACCTGCAGAAGCGGTGATCAGTTATAAAGGTCCATCGTTAGATTACCAAGAGTCGGGTAACTCGATGAACTTTGTATTCTTACTAGCATTGGGAATTGTTTTTTTAGTGCTTGCGGCACAGTTTGAAAGCTATATTCATCCTTTGGTGATTATGTTAACTGTACCACTCGCGACTTTAGGTGCGCTAATTGGGTTATGGTTTACAGACCAAAGTATCAATATTTACAGTCAAATTGGAATTATCATGCTGGTTGGCTTGGCTGCTAAAAACGGTATCTTAATCGTTGAATTTGCCAATCAATTACGCGACCGAGGTGTTGAGTTTCAACAAGCGATTTTACAAGCTTCGACTCAACGTTTACGGCCCATTTTAATGACCGGTATTACCACTGCTGCAGGCGCTATTCCATTAGTGTTGTCCAGTGGAGCAGGGGCTGAAACTCGATTTGTAATAGGGGTAGTGGTGTTGTCAGGTATTTTACTGGCGACTTTCTTTACCTTGATTGTTATTCCTGTTGCTTATAGCTTATTTGCCCGTAATAGCAGCTCACCGCAAGCGGTGGCGAAGCAGTTAGAAATAGAATTACAAGACGACTAA
- a CDS encoding efflux RND transporter periplasmic adaptor subunit — protein MKKIIVLIAIVLAALSAYYLMFPQEAVIQRPRPIPNVVVANVAIMPIRDEVEALGTGKAYESIIVTSKITEIVTNINFKDGDLVEKGTLLVQLRNDEHKAKVAVTEIKLIENLRELDRIRSLVTSKTIAELERDRLQSLIDTTRAEVEQAKAALNDRTIKAPFAGKLGLRQVSVGSLVTPGEQISTLDDVSKIKLDFSVPERFIQELQPGKLVEARAVAYPDQIFKGVVTSIDSRVNPETRAVVVRAVMPNDDYKLLPGMLMKVRLIKQSREALLLPEAAIIPIQNKHYVYVVNAENKVEQQQVTLGTRTRGWVEITKGLKVDQQVIIRGILKVRPGDKVQVQQAENFNFALIEAMEKSA, from the coding sequence ATGAAAAAGATAATTGTACTGATCGCCATAGTGTTGGCTGCGCTGTCGGCTTACTATTTAATGTTTCCTCAAGAGGCCGTCATTCAACGTCCGAGACCTATACCTAATGTGGTTGTAGCTAACGTGGCGATTATGCCTATTCGTGATGAAGTAGAAGCTTTAGGTACAGGAAAAGCGTATGAATCGATCATAGTGACATCAAAAATCACTGAAATTGTAACCAATATTAATTTTAAAGATGGTGATTTGGTCGAAAAAGGTACGCTATTAGTGCAATTGAGAAATGACGAACATAAAGCCAAAGTGGCCGTCACTGAAATCAAATTAATTGAAAATCTACGTGAATTGGATCGTATCCGTTCATTGGTCACCAGCAAAACCATCGCAGAATTAGAACGAGACCGGTTACAAAGTTTAATCGATACCACTCGTGCGGAAGTCGAGCAAGCAAAAGCGGCACTCAATGATCGCACTATTAAAGCGCCATTTGCAGGTAAATTAGGCTTACGCCAAGTGAGTGTCGGCAGTTTGGTTACCCCTGGTGAGCAAATCAGTACGTTAGATGATGTGAGTAAAATCAAATTAGACTTTTCAGTGCCAGAACGTTTTATCCAAGAATTACAACCAGGTAAATTAGTGGAAGCCAGAGCCGTTGCTTATCCAGACCAGATATTCAAAGGCGTTGTGACCTCGATTGACAGCAGGGTTAACCCTGAAACCCGAGCGGTAGTCGTGCGTGCGGTAATGCCTAATGATGATTATAAGTTACTGCCCGGCATGCTAATGAAAGTCCGTCTTATTAAGCAAAGTCGTGAAGCATTATTGTTACCAGAAGCCGCTATTATTCCTATTCAAAACAAACATTATGTGTATGTGGTTAATGCAGAAAATAAAGTTGAACAGCAACAAGTTACCTTAGGCACCCGGACGCGAGGTTGGGTTGAAATAACCAAAGGGCTTAAGGTTGATCAGCAAGTGATTATTCGCGGTATTTTAAAAGTTCGACCTGGAGATAAGGTTCAAGTTCAACAAGCTGAAAACTTCAATTTTGCTCTTATTGAAGCAATGGAGAAGTCGGCATGA
- the bamC gene encoding outer membrane protein assembly factor BamC, whose protein sequence is MLKKVTPLLLVAAITACSTPLDRRQANGDDDFVNAETTPLLTIPQGLNTPTYSKEYDIPAVGNKVNKQLVGKNLDIRAPLQVLPMAEGTHIEESNDNIRVVIESIESTTDLNQEIFDVINGYLAKNNIAVRSEDMAAGFIETDWIENDEVIESNWWSSDKVYQLRQRYRYQVEVKSHGRSGSVAIDLIEHQEFYDDKDQKILLNGEDKRRYTTDMLNNAIAYMSIKRDQAIRAARIEQSLGIKVDLVTNASESAYWLADASYKSVWDRLRLVLPEMGFDVVDMDNSKGLFYINLEESGGFWSSLWSEEKLSLKKGNYRLLLKETEDVNQTKILLRDVEDKPLPDESITEVYNIISDLMQEDRKIR, encoded by the coding sequence ATGTTAAAGAAAGTCACTCCGTTACTCCTTGTTGCAGCTATTACAGCTTGCAGTACACCATTAGATCGCCGTCAGGCAAATGGTGATGATGATTTCGTCAATGCTGAAACTACGCCATTATTGACGATCCCACAGGGCTTGAATACGCCTACTTACAGCAAAGAATATGATATTCCCGCTGTGGGCAATAAAGTAAACAAGCAACTTGTGGGTAAAAATCTTGATATTCGTGCACCATTGCAAGTATTACCAATGGCTGAAGGCACACACATCGAAGAAAGCAATGATAATATTCGAGTGGTGATTGAATCGATTGAAAGTACCACTGATTTAAATCAAGAAATATTTGATGTGATTAATGGTTATCTAGCCAAAAACAATATTGCTGTGCGTAGTGAAGATATGGCTGCAGGCTTTATTGAAACTGATTGGATTGAAAATGATGAAGTCATTGAATCTAATTGGTGGAGCAGTGACAAAGTGTATCAACTTCGTCAACGCTATCGTTATCAAGTAGAGGTGAAATCTCACGGTCGTTCAGGCTCTGTCGCAATTGATTTAATTGAACATCAAGAATTTTACGATGATAAAGATCAAAAGATTTTATTAAATGGTGAAGACAAGCGTCGTTATACCACTGATATGCTAAATAATGCCATTGCTTATATGAGTATTAAACGTGATCAAGCTATCCGTGCTGCACGGATTGAGCAAAGTCTTGGTATTAAAGTTGATTTAGTGACGAATGCCAGCGAATCTGCTTATTGGTTAGCTGATGCAAGTTACAAATCGGTTTGGGATCGCTTACGGTTAGTGTTACCGGAAATGGGTTTTGATGTTGTTGATATGGATAACAGCAAAGGCTTGTTTTACATTAATTTAGAAGAAAGCGGCGGTTTCTGGAGCTCTTTATGGAGTGAAGAAAAGTTGTCATTGAAAAAAGGCAATTATCGTCTACTGCTTAAAGAAACCGAAGATGTTAATCAAACTAAAATATTGCTGCGTGATGTAGAAGACAAACCATTACCTGATGAGTCTATTACAGAAGTGTACAACATTATCTCAGACTTAATGCAAGAAGACCGTAAAATTCGTTAA
- the dapA gene encoding 4-hydroxy-tetrahydrodipicolinate synthase, producing the protein MINGSIVALITPMNSDGTVDYASLERLVEFHIEQGTDAIVAVGTTGESATLPMTEHVAVVTQTVKFASGRLPVIGGNGANATAEAIELTKAMQKSGVVAMLGVTPYYNKPSPKGLIAHYKAVAASTDISQILYNVPGRTAVDMKPETVAELSKVSNIIGVKEATGDLSRVSRLRELCGDEFLLYSGDDATAREFLLLGGNGVISVANNIVPHAFKAMCDAALSKNAQLAATIDQPLMGIYRSLFCEANPIPVKWAVHRMGLIADGHIRLPLTELSEQFHGLLIETMKQAHIEVK; encoded by the coding sequence ATGATAAACGGAAGCATCGTAGCCTTAATCACACCAATGAATAGTGATGGCACAGTAGATTATGCAAGTCTTGAACGACTTGTTGAGTTTCATATTGAACAAGGTACTGATGCCATTGTCGCGGTCGGTACTACAGGCGAATCAGCAACTTTGCCTATGACAGAGCATGTGGCTGTTGTTACCCAAACGGTTAAGTTTGCATCAGGTCGTCTGCCTGTTATTGGTGGTAATGGCGCCAATGCCACTGCAGAAGCAATAGAATTAACCAAAGCAATGCAAAAATCAGGTGTTGTCGCCATGCTTGGCGTGACCCCTTATTACAATAAGCCTTCGCCAAAGGGGCTCATTGCCCATTATAAGGCGGTTGCTGCAAGTACTGACATTTCGCAAATTCTTTATAATGTACCAGGTCGTACCGCTGTTGATATGAAACCCGAAACCGTGGCGGAATTATCAAAGGTGAGTAATATTATTGGTGTAAAAGAGGCTACTGGCGATTTAAGCCGGGTCTCACGTTTGCGCGAATTGTGTGGTGATGAGTTTTTACTTTACAGCGGTGATGATGCCACAGCACGCGAGTTTTTATTGCTGGGTGGTAATGGCGTTATTTCCGTAGCGAATAATATTGTTCCACATGCGTTTAAAGCCATGTGTGATGCCGCATTATCTAAAAATGCTCAATTAGCTGCCACCATTGATCAACCATTGATGGGCATATATCGCTCTTTATTTTGTGAAGCCAACCCAATCCCAGTAAAATGGGCTGTTCATAGAATGGGTTTGATAGCTGATGGTCATATTCGTTTACCTTTAACTGAACTTTCTGAGCAGTTTCATGGTCTGTTAATAGAAACAATGAAACAAGCTCATATCGAGGTAAAATAA
- a CDS encoding glycine cleavage system protein R translates to MTNYLVVTAMGADRPGLVSRLARLASDCDCDIVDSRMALFGNEFTLIMMISGSWSAMTKIESLLPVLSVELELMTVMKRTSKHTPKNFVSRIEVIFNGEDLRGTMKSITHFLAERGLDLGAVRSHAEDNNNLKTQSILLAINIPDKVNLLKLEQGIHELAESLSLECTIKRMQGIAAP, encoded by the coding sequence ATGACCAATTATCTGGTCGTTACGGCAATGGGCGCAGACCGTCCTGGATTAGTGAGTCGTTTAGCGCGTTTAGCAAGTGATTGTGATTGCGATATAGTCGACAGTCGTATGGCATTATTTGGTAATGAATTTACCTTAATTATGATGATATCAGGATCTTGGTCAGCGATGACAAAAATCGAAAGCTTATTACCCGTGTTGAGTGTTGAACTTGAACTCATGACGGTAATGAAGCGAACATCCAAACATACGCCCAAAAACTTTGTCTCTCGTATTGAAGTTATTTTTAATGGTGAAGATCTACGCGGAACCATGAAGAGCATTACCCATTTCTTGGCTGAAAGAGGCCTCGATTTAGGTGCAGTCCGCTCCCACGCTGAAGATAATAACAATCTTAAAACTCAGTCGATTCTACTCGCTATCAATATCCCCGATAAAGTCAATCTATTGAAGCTTGAACAAGGTATTCATGAACTGGCTGAATCTTTGTCATTAGAGTGCACCATTAAACGTATGCAAGGTATTGCGGCGCCATAA